In Paenibacillus hexagrammi, the following are encoded in one genomic region:
- a CDS encoding carbohydrate ABC transporter permease has product MPITKPFVRTVNALGLIILIVIFALPFVWMVSTSLKSFPETVIFPPKWIPREIRWDNSAKAWGSGPFLHYFINSVLVSIGILIMQFSTIIFAAYAFARYRFKGDQALFGITMITLMIPSQLIFLPVYLLLSKWGLLNSLLALILPFSSSAFGIFLLRQAFKQVQEELLEAARLDDATEWKIIYKIMLPMARPTLITFALFSFIAHWNDYFWPLVMTTTEAARTLPIGISRIREVDGGTAWHILMAGNLILVVPILIVFFFAQRQIIQAFVYSGVK; this is encoded by the coding sequence ATGCCCATCACTAAACCGTTCGTGCGCACCGTCAATGCGCTAGGGCTGATCATCCTGATCGTGATATTTGCCCTTCCTTTTGTGTGGATGGTATCGACATCGCTCAAATCGTTCCCGGAGACGGTCATCTTCCCGCCCAAGTGGATTCCCAGAGAGATCCGCTGGGATAACTCTGCGAAGGCATGGGGATCGGGGCCGTTCCTGCACTATTTTATCAATAGTGTTCTTGTTTCGATCGGCATTCTCATCATGCAATTTTCCACGATTATTTTTGCCGCCTACGCTTTTGCCAGATACCGGTTCAAAGGAGATCAGGCACTGTTCGGCATTACTATGATCACCCTCATGATCCCCAGCCAGCTGATTTTTCTGCCCGTGTACCTGCTGCTTAGCAAATGGGGGCTGCTGAATTCTTTGCTGGCCTTAATCCTGCCGTTCTCCTCAAGCGCCTTCGGCATCTTCCTGCTTCGGCAAGCGTTCAAGCAAGTTCAGGAGGAGTTGCTCGAAGCGGCAAGACTCGACGATGCCACCGAGTGGAAAATCATCTATAAAATCATGCTGCCCATGGCTCGTCCCACACTCATTACCTTCGCTCTATTCAGCTTCATCGCGCATTGGAATGATTACTTCTGGCCGCTGGTCATGACGACAACCGAAGCGGCGCGCACACTGCCTATCGGCATTTCCAGAATTCGTGAGGTGGATGGCGGCACCGCTTGGCATATCCTCATGGCCGGCAATTTGATTCTGGTCGTACCGATTCTCATTGTCTTCTTCTTCGCGCAGCGGCAGATCATTCAAGCGTTCGTTTATTCCGGAGTTAAATAA
- a CDS encoding carbohydrate ABC transporter permease — MPWLQRIRPYMMVSPSILIFTVFYIYPIFYMIYLSLHSWDFISPEKEFVGFGNFNDLFASKEFRQVLWNSLNYTLLTVSLTTALSLLLALWLNKKGWIYGFVQGAIFSPHIISLVSVSLVWMWLMDPQYGLLNWILQLFGLQKLEWLSNPKSSLLSLVIVAVWKGIGFNALVFIAGLQSIPKDVYEAADLDESNRWRTFYKITVPMLSPTLFFLIIINLIGSFQVFETIAIMTRGGPVNSTNTLVFYIFEYGFRFFKIGYASAAGVVLLIVVGLLTLLYFKLLSRKVHYR, encoded by the coding sequence ATGCCCTGGCTGCAGCGGATTCGACCTTACATGATGGTATCGCCTTCCATTCTTATCTTCACTGTCTTCTATATTTATCCGATCTTCTACATGATCTATCTTAGCTTACACAGCTGGGATTTCATCAGTCCGGAGAAGGAATTCGTCGGCTTTGGGAACTTTAACGACTTGTTCGCCAGCAAAGAATTCCGGCAGGTGCTGTGGAACAGCTTGAACTACACGCTGCTGACGGTTTCTTTGACCACTGCGCTCTCCCTTCTTCTGGCCTTGTGGCTCAACAAAAAAGGTTGGATATACGGATTTGTTCAGGGTGCTATTTTCAGCCCGCACATCATTTCGTTGGTATCCGTTTCGCTCGTGTGGATGTGGCTGATGGACCCGCAGTATGGGCTGCTGAATTGGATCCTTCAATTGTTCGGCCTGCAGAAGCTGGAATGGCTGAGCAATCCCAAGAGCTCGCTGCTCTCGCTGGTCATCGTGGCCGTCTGGAAGGGAATCGGCTTTAACGCGCTTGTGTTTATCGCAGGTCTGCAGAGCATTCCGAAGGACGTGTACGAAGCTGCCGATTTGGATGAATCGAACAGGTGGAGAACCTTTTACAAGATTACGGTACCGATGCTTTCACCGACGCTCTTCTTTCTGATCATCATCAACCTGATCGGCTCGTTTCAAGTGTTTGAAACGATTGCCATCATGACGCGAGGCGGACCCGTCAATTCTACGAATACCCTAGTGTTCTACATATTTGAATACGGTTTTCGTTTTTTCAAAATCGGGTATGCCTCTGCCGCAGGTGTCGTGCTGCTTATCGTGGTGGGGCTGCTGACGCTGCTATATTTCAAACTACTGAGCCGGAAGGTTCACTACAGATAG
- a CDS encoding ABC transporter ATP-binding protein encodes MAEIRLEQVGKSFGQEHVVQHLNITIPDGSFSVLVGPSGCGKSTTLRMIAGLEKQTSGDIWIGDRCVNQVEPGKRNVAMVFQNYALYPMMTVKENIEFGLINRKVPRAERERLIRDITEIVGLADYLGKKPHALSGGQRQRVALARAMVKSPDVFLMDEPLSNLDAKLRNQMRTELIQLHKRLGATFVYVTHDQVEAMSMGDQIIIMDKGRVQQADRPMQIYNEPANRFTAQFIGTPPMNMLPGSILEGGSHGTGNDRSHIGFRPEKAIITPERKQGHLHLPARIVTRETLGAEVIYQMESKAGAFYVKTFLKPIEHAADVHVSIPFADLYSFDQSGNRIIQQAPAETMTLVAGGAH; translated from the coding sequence TTGGCTGAGATCAGACTAGAGCAAGTTGGAAAAAGCTTCGGCCAGGAGCATGTCGTTCAGCACTTGAACATAACCATCCCGGATGGATCGTTCTCCGTGCTAGTCGGTCCCTCCGGCTGCGGCAAGTCTACAACACTTCGAATGATCGCCGGACTTGAGAAACAGACCAGCGGAGACATCTGGATCGGGGACCGCTGCGTCAACCAGGTTGAGCCTGGAAAACGCAATGTAGCCATGGTATTTCAAAATTACGCCCTGTACCCGATGATGACCGTCAAAGAGAATATTGAATTCGGGCTAATCAACCGGAAGGTGCCCAGGGCGGAGCGAGAGCGTCTGATTCGGGACATTACGGAAATTGTCGGGCTTGCCGACTATCTGGGCAAAAAGCCGCATGCCCTATCGGGCGGACAAAGGCAGCGCGTCGCTCTGGCAAGGGCCATGGTCAAAAGCCCCGACGTCTTCCTCATGGACGAACCACTGTCCAATCTGGACGCCAAGCTCCGCAATCAGATGCGGACTGAGCTGATCCAGCTTCATAAGCGGCTCGGCGCGACCTTCGTGTACGTGACGCACGATCAGGTCGAAGCGATGTCGATGGGCGACCAGATCATCATCATGGATAAGGGCCGCGTGCAGCAGGCGGATCGCCCGATGCAGATCTACAATGAACCGGCGAACCGGTTCACTGCACAGTTCATCGGCACGCCGCCGATGAATATGTTGCCGGGTTCCATCCTGGAAGGCGGATCACACGGCACAGGCAATGACCGGAGCCACATCGGCTTCAGGCCGGAGAAAGCGATCATCACGCCGGAGCGTAAACAGGGGCATCTACACCTCCCTGCACGGATCGTGACACGCGAAACCTTAGGCGCCGAGGTCATTTACCAGATGGAGTCCAAGGCTGGTGCCTTTTACGTCAAAACCTTTCTCAAGCCGATTGAGCACGCTGCCGATGTTCATGTATCGATTCCATTTGCCGATTTGTATTCCTTTGACCAATCCGGCAATCGAATCATTCAGCAAGCACCTGCCGAGACGATGACTCTTGTGGCGGGAGGAGCACATTAA
- a CDS encoding metallophosphoesterase family protein yields the protein MDTEQLEWLRAQLEASGDKPAFVFAHHPVHATTSRSTLDKLSIHPDIDMMAVLKAKKGPGFYFCGHNHANSIALQNGWHFIQTAACLDIPAFRVVELQNGQVSISLVELNDEELHEQISRFHTKMRGFTPFPEARGEAADWSLTVRLDETTAKMG from the coding sequence ATGGATACCGAGCAGCTTGAATGGCTTAGGGCTCAGCTGGAGGCTTCAGGAGATAAGCCTGCCTTCGTCTTTGCCCATCATCCGGTCCATGCCACGACCTCCCGCTCTACACTCGATAAATTATCGATCCATCCGGATATTGATATGATGGCTGTCTTGAAAGCTAAGAAAGGTCCCGGCTTCTACTTCTGCGGGCACAACCATGCCAATTCGATTGCCCTACAAAACGGATGGCATTTTATTCAAACGGCCGCCTGCCTGGATATCCCCGCTTTCCGTGTCGTCGAGCTCCAAAACGGACAAGTCAGCATCAGCCTTGTTGAACTGAACGATGAAGAGCTTCATGAGCAGATTAGCCGATTCCACACGAAGATGCGCGGATTCACACCTTTTCCGGAAGCTCGGGGAGAAGCAGCAGACTGGAGCCTGACGGTCAGACTTGACGAAACCACAGCAAAGATGGGGTGA
- a CDS encoding metallophosphoesterase family protein — MRFVVMGDFHYSRMNNGTDDMVQARDKVFTALLNQFLAMDGDLHISLGDLTHEGYPEEFRYVFDHMNRSEREFIHVLGNHDTYSIPKTEILSITGQSRYSSLKQMKRLSFSSTLPKK, encoded by the coding sequence ATGCGTTTCGTGGTAATGGGAGATTTTCATTATTCCAGAATGAACAATGGTACCGATGACATGGTCCAGGCTCGCGACAAGGTGTTTACAGCTCTGCTCAATCAATTTCTTGCCATGGATGGGGACCTTCACATATCCCTGGGTGATCTTACCCATGAAGGATACCCGGAGGAATTCCGGTATGTTTTTGACCATATGAACCGCAGTGAGCGTGAGTTTATCCACGTGCTCGGCAATCATGATACCTATTCCATACCCAAGACCGAAATCTTAAGCATTACAGGACAAAGCCGCTACAGCTCCTTGAAACAGATGAAGCGATTGTCATTTTCCTCGACTCTACCAAAGAAATGA
- a CDS encoding DUF1697 domain-containing protein — protein MVYIALVRGINVGGNNKVKMAELKAMFERIGLSRVQTYIQSGNVLFESDEKEGPLCERIELAFKTTFGFEVSMILRTAAELESLIAHCPFTKEEISAAEAASDAESLYVTLLQQTPAEEAVQRLESYRTEGETYQVIDRDIYFLFHHSVRNSKLAGNMHKLGVPATTRNWKTISKLAGMARAMAEPKDE, from the coding sequence ATGGTATACATTGCACTGGTTCGAGGAATTAATGTAGGAGGCAATAATAAGGTGAAGATGGCTGAACTCAAGGCCATGTTTGAGCGTATAGGACTGTCCCGCGTGCAAACCTATATTCAAAGCGGCAATGTACTTTTTGAGTCAGATGAAAAGGAAGGTCCGCTGTGTGAGCGTATTGAGCTTGCTTTCAAGACGACCTTCGGGTTCGAGGTCTCGATGATCCTTCGTACGGCAGCGGAGCTGGAGAGCCTTATTGCGCATTGTCCGTTCACCAAAGAGGAGATCTCGGCTGCGGAAGCAGCCTCCGATGCGGAGAGCCTCTACGTCACCCTGCTTCAGCAGACCCCTGCGGAGGAGGCTGTTCAGCGGCTGGAGTCTTATCGGACGGAAGGCGAGACCTATCAAGTAATAGACAGGGATATCTACTTCCTGTTCCATCACAGTGTGAGGAACTCTAAGCTGGCTGGGAACATGCATAAGCTAGGCGTACCGGCGACCACGCGAAACTGGAAGACCATCAGCAAGCTTGCAGGAATGGCCCGCGCTATGGCGGAGCCTAAAGATGAATGA
- a CDS encoding MerR family transcriptional regulator: MLYTVKQLSALSHVTIKTLHHYHKIGLLIPREISDAGYRLYGAAELERLQQILFYRELEFPLEQVKVLLEVEPDRLTILSSQKKLLESRKQRLERFILTLEESIACEIKEETMEHSSMFKGFDTEEEWNDALAEQRQYVKETYDYDLLENVTIDTAEMNEQAAEAVRFMNSMKKHLLEGSKHDSEEVRLLIGEHLSFLSSHGHASSPADFAVQTRFFLGDDFHQRMLEDQQTGLSYYLCMAAEAYAAASQG, translated from the coding sequence ATGCTGTACACCGTTAAACAGCTATCCGCCTTGTCTCACGTAACCATCAAAACACTGCATCATTATCACAAAATCGGCCTCCTAATCCCACGCGAGATCAGTGATGCAGGATATAGGCTGTACGGAGCTGCAGAGCTTGAAAGACTTCAACAAATTTTATTCTATAGGGAGCTGGAGTTCCCATTAGAGCAGGTCAAGGTACTGTTAGAAGTGGAGCCTGACCGATTAACTATTCTGAGCAGTCAGAAAAAGCTGTTGGAAAGCCGAAAGCAGCGGCTGGAACGGTTCATTCTGACACTGGAAGAGTCAATTGCCTGTGAGATCAAGGAGGAAACTATGGAACATTCATCTATGTTTAAGGGCTTCGATACGGAGGAAGAATGGAACGACGCGTTGGCGGAGCAGCGGCAGTATGTAAAGGAGACTTACGATTACGATCTATTGGAAAACGTTACGATCGATACAGCCGAGATGAACGAGCAGGCTGCCGAAGCCGTTCGATTTATGAATTCAATGAAGAAGCATCTTCTTGAAGGCAGCAAGCATGACAGTGAAGAAGTACGCTTGTTGATCGGGGAACATCTGTCGTTCCTAAGCAGCCATGGCCACGCGTCGAGCCCGGCGGATTTTGCCGTGCAGACACGATTCTTTCTCGGCGACGACTTTCACCAGCGGATGCTGGAGGACCAGCAGACCGGACTCTCGTATTATCTGTGCATGGCGGCTGAAGCTTATGCTGCCGCTTCACAGGGATAA
- a CDS encoding PilZ domain-containing protein, whose protein sequence is MSANQVILINQNFEVSGEVIVFEDELMRVQVTGEHPVKRAEYVLAIYKGKQIESKVISVKADEISLLIPQLPQDYFSDRRNFPRITVDFPALLIQTVKQSHGAEENILPIRLHDLSHRGFSFTIDHDLDFIPDTVSRVIVQSEQLPIYCDIITTNEIEQFGRKRYGARIQFIHSDNIRLLYGYMFAKQV, encoded by the coding sequence ATGTCCGCTAATCAGGTGATACTCATTAATCAGAACTTTGAAGTGAGCGGGGAAGTGATTGTATTCGAAGATGAGTTAATGCGTGTACAGGTGACAGGAGAGCATCCGGTGAAACGAGCGGAGTATGTTCTGGCCATATACAAGGGTAAGCAGATTGAAAGCAAAGTCATCAGCGTCAAAGCGGATGAGATTAGCCTGCTAATTCCTCAGCTGCCGCAGGATTATTTTAGCGATCGCCGAAATTTCCCAAGGATTACGGTTGATTTTCCCGCCCTTCTTATCCAAACGGTCAAACAAAGTCATGGAGCAGAAGAAAACATTTTACCCATTCGTCTGCACGATTTAAGTCATAGAGGATTTAGCTTCACGATTGATCATGATCTTGATTTTATACCTGATACCGTAAGCCGCGTCATCGTACAGTCCGAGCAGCTGCCCATTTATTGTGATATTATAACGACCAATGAAATTGAACAATTCGGCCGTAAGCGGTACGGTGCAAGGATTCAGTTCATTCACTCCGATAATATCAGACTGCTCTATGGTTACATGTTTGCGAAGCAGGTATAA
- a CDS encoding cryptochrome/photolyase family protein: MAYEIVHTSKRLTDRGPDCIRLSVRRGHPSVHLLILDPYLLRNNRHAEHSGVCFLSYVRRLQTVYAEAGKILHIVYGEPTEVMDLALGLARFDEVVVHQDFTPYAVVRDRKLREVAQAHGVKWTSLIDHTLTDLADFQRFAQKNEPYKVYTPFFRKWTAYLQMFYRPSSPLSLKDLQTVSLMDFEGGADVLNSFRLPFELGTFTAPDDPNERLRDFLEDHLPFYAERRDHYAYDGTSSLSAAINTGAISIRHVYEKLLEHEQSAAWLRQLAWRDFYIYQSVYDGDFFKYEKKYDLSSLDDRHFESWRKGETGIPIIDAAMTELNETGHMPNRLRMVTAMFLTKNLLCPFTLGEQYFRYKLSDYDNTLNRGGWLWCASLGFDAAPYFRIMNPVTQSATHDPSGQYIRRWLPQLAALSNKEIHLPMKQAIVDVKASRAAAIEVYKGILRKDDSFTGEA; the protein is encoded by the coding sequence ATGGCATATGAAATTGTTCATACATCGAAAAGACTTACGGATCGAGGACCTGACTGCATTCGACTATCTGTTCGCAGGGGGCACCCTTCCGTTCATCTGCTCATTCTGGATCCATATCTTCTGCGCAACAACCGGCATGCGGAGCACAGCGGAGTTTGCTTCTTGAGCTATGTCAGAAGACTGCAGACTGTATACGCCGAGGCCGGCAAAATCCTTCACATCGTCTACGGGGAGCCTACGGAGGTGATGGACCTTGCGTTGGGACTAGCCCGTTTTGACGAGGTCGTTGTTCATCAGGACTTTACGCCTTATGCCGTCGTGCGCGACCGCAAGCTGCGGGAAGTCGCCCAAGCCCACGGTGTGAAATGGACATCTCTTATCGATCATACCTTGACCGATCTTGCAGATTTTCAAAGATTTGCTCAAAAGAACGAGCCATACAAGGTGTACACTCCGTTCTTCCGCAAATGGACGGCCTATCTGCAGATGTTCTACCGCCCCTCTTCTCCGCTCTCCCTAAAGGACCTGCAAACTGTCAGTCTAATGGATTTCGAAGGCGGAGCAGACGTTTTGAATTCGTTTCGTTTGCCTTTCGAGTTGGGTACTTTCACGGCTCCTGATGATCCAAATGAGAGGCTGCGGGACTTTCTCGAGGACCACCTGCCTTTCTATGCGGAGCGCAGGGACCACTATGCCTATGACGGTACCAGCTCACTCAGCGCAGCTATCAATACAGGCGCCATCTCGATTCGCCATGTGTATGAGAAGCTTCTTGAGCATGAGCAGTCCGCTGCCTGGCTCAGACAGCTGGCTTGGCGGGATTTTTATATCTATCAATCGGTGTATGATGGTGACTTTTTCAAATACGAAAAGAAATACGATCTGTCGTCCCTAGATGATCGACATTTTGAGAGCTGGCGCAAGGGAGAGACTGGGATTCCGATTATTGACGCAGCGATGACGGAATTGAATGAGACCGGACATATGCCGAACAGGCTGCGCATGGTCACGGCTATGTTCTTGACCAAGAATCTACTGTGTCCGTTTACACTCGGCGAGCAGTATTTCCGCTACAAGCTCAGCGATTACGACAACACGCTGAACCGGGGCGGTTGGTTATGGTGCGCTTCGCTAGGCTTCGATGCCGCCCCCTACTTTCGCATCATGAATCCGGTCACGCAGTCGGCCACTCATGATCCGTCAGGACAGTATATTCGCAGATGGCTGCCTCAACTGGCAGCGCTGAGCAACAAAGAGATTCATCTGCCGATGAAGCAAGCGATTGTGGATGTGAAAGCCTCAAGAGCAGCTGCGATTGAGGTGTATAAAGGAATTTTGCGGAAAGATGACAGTTTTACAGGCGAGGCCTGA
- a CDS encoding M1 family metallopeptidase encodes MSNVFKNRKVQWMFVMLFAAGAVLLSESLLPSALKPALPAALEEPTAPPAPDTRQLESAKPLEKPAPKPLSYRVAEYHINVEYMPDTKQLKGQQTFTWENPGSAPVQELYLHLYPNAFASKNSTFMKESGGKLRQDEATTDSLGSMQLLSLQTLDGTDLSKRMEFVQPDDGNKDDQTLLKVPLPKAVGPGEQVTLTTDFLVKLPEVFARMGYADGGDFVMAGQWFPKVAVYEPAGTRGRQTEGWNLHQYHGNSEFYSDFGIYDVVIKVPSTYTVAATGFPVKTPVTENNTKTYQFYADDVHDFAWSASPHFVYVEEPFSAAQVPGVKIKLYLDPKQQDLKDRYMYAAKKALARYSQWYGAYPYSTLSIVVPPEDGNGAGGMEYPTLVTAWGAKDSKPDLELERVVVHEIGHQFFYGLVASNEFEEAWLDEGFTSYAEDKLMESEYGVSSNLPVEASYITSPNALQLNAWEYRGHQEYADNVYMRAKLVLRAIEKQVGTKTMDKIMSTYFQRWEFKHPTTRDFQAVVEDVTKTKWDEFFNQYVYGSMMADYSVERIHVAPASLADGNSGYESTVLISKRGGNSPEVPIQFHFKDGSTLDKTWSGAESSIEYKLAGASPIDWVRIDPNYSLVLENKHINNFMLTEVDPTWKIRWNLGIIQFLQTVFGWVAW; translated from the coding sequence ATGAGTAACGTATTCAAAAACCGCAAGGTACAGTGGATGTTCGTCATGCTGTTTGCAGCAGGCGCCGTTCTGCTGTCTGAATCTCTTCTGCCATCCGCACTAAAGCCCGCCCTGCCGGCCGCACTCGAGGAGCCTACAGCCCCTCCTGCGCCGGACACCAGACAGCTTGAGTCTGCCAAACCACTGGAGAAGCCTGCGCCCAAACCGCTCAGCTATCGTGTAGCGGAGTACCACATTAACGTGGAGTATATGCCGGACACCAAGCAGCTGAAAGGGCAGCAAACGTTTACGTGGGAAAATCCGGGCTCCGCACCTGTACAAGAGCTGTATTTGCACTTGTATCCGAATGCATTCGCCTCCAAGAATTCTACCTTTATGAAGGAGTCCGGCGGCAAGCTGCGGCAGGATGAAGCAACGACAGACAGCTTAGGCAGCATGCAGCTGTTATCTCTGCAGACTTTGGACGGCACCGACCTCAGCAAACGCATGGAGTTCGTGCAGCCCGATGACGGCAATAAAGACGATCAGACTTTGCTGAAGGTGCCTCTCCCCAAAGCCGTAGGTCCCGGTGAACAGGTTACTTTAACCACGGATTTTCTGGTCAAGCTTCCTGAAGTTTTCGCACGTATGGGTTATGCAGACGGCGGCGACTTCGTGATGGCAGGCCAGTGGTTCCCCAAGGTAGCTGTCTATGAGCCGGCAGGAACGAGGGGCCGGCAGACCGAGGGTTGGAATTTACATCAATATCATGGGAATTCTGAATTTTATTCCGATTTTGGCATCTATGATGTCGTCATTAAAGTACCCTCCACTTATACCGTGGCTGCAACCGGCTTCCCTGTCAAAACTCCTGTAACGGAGAACAACACGAAAACGTACCAATTCTACGCCGATGACGTACATGATTTCGCTTGGTCCGCTTCCCCACACTTCGTTTATGTCGAAGAGCCCTTCTCGGCGGCGCAAGTGCCCGGTGTGAAGATCAAGCTGTATCTCGATCCGAAGCAGCAGGACTTGAAGGACCGCTATATGTATGCAGCTAAGAAAGCACTCGCCCGTTACAGTCAGTGGTACGGCGCTTATCCTTACAGTACGCTGTCCATCGTCGTTCCTCCGGAAGACGGCAACGGAGCAGGCGGCATGGAATATCCAACGCTCGTCACCGCATGGGGCGCCAAAGACAGCAAGCCGGACCTCGAACTCGAGAGGGTCGTCGTTCACGAAATCGGGCACCAATTCTTCTACGGACTGGTGGCATCTAATGAATTCGAGGAGGCTTGGCTCGACGAAGGCTTCACGTCCTATGCCGAAGATAAGCTGATGGAAAGCGAGTATGGCGTGTCGTCTAACCTTCCTGTAGAAGCCAGCTACATTACTTCGCCTAACGCGCTGCAGCTGAATGCATGGGAATACCGAGGCCATCAAGAATATGCGGACAATGTCTACATGCGCGCCAAGCTTGTACTAAGAGCAATTGAGAAACAGGTCGGCACGAAAACGATGGATAAGATTATGTCAACTTATTTTCAACGTTGGGAGTTCAAACATCCGACTACACGGGATTTCCAAGCCGTCGTCGAAGACGTTACGAAGACGAAGTGGGACGAATTCTTCAACCAGTACGTGTACGGCAGTATGATGGCCGATTATTCTGTCGAACGGATTCATGTTGCACCCGCTTCACTTGCAGATGGCAATTCTGGCTATGAAAGCACGGTGCTGATCTCGAAGCGCGGCGGCAATTCGCCGGAAGTGCCGATTCAGTTCCATTTTAAGGATGGCAGCACTTTGGATAAAACCTGGAGCGGAGCGGAAAGCAGCATCGAGTATAAGCTTGCAGGCGCCTCACCGATTGACTGGGTAAGGATTGATCCGAATTATTCGCTCGTTCTGGAAAATAAACATATCAATAACTTTATGCTAACTGAGGTTGACCCCACTTGGAAAATCCGCTGGAATTTGGGCATCATTCAATTCCTGCAGACGGTCTTCGGCTGGGTCGCTTGGTAG
- a CDS encoding YwhD family protein, with protein MENEKKKLALNIVNSKTNHKGFGAGAIDLSNVSSIIIDGDEAYLDMGALHAKSKVEKGIKFSMDKAEVPNGRTCWIVWVAVDRTETGAFYAGLTACEMLVDTEARRGWKILADHVNKMDYAMKRRVIVDGLNETEKKALRDALIAHNEEWWNRSDDTLKDALS; from the coding sequence ATGGAAAATGAAAAGAAAAAGCTTGCTTTGAATATAGTAAATTCAAAAACGAATCATAAGGGGTTCGGCGCAGGAGCCATCGATCTGAGCAATGTATCGAGTATCATTATCGATGGCGATGAGGCTTATTTGGATATGGGGGCCCTTCATGCCAAGAGTAAGGTAGAGAAGGGGATTAAATTCTCTATGGATAAAGCCGAAGTGCCAAACGGACGCACCTGCTGGATTGTCTGGGTAGCGGTGGATCGGACAGAAACGGGGGCATTTTATGCGGGGTTAACCGCTTGTGAAATGCTCGTGGACACGGAAGCGAGACGCGGATGGAAGATTCTTGCCGACCATGTGAACAAGATGGATTACGCGATGAAACGCCGTGTAATCGTGGACGGTCTTAACGAAACGGAGAAAAAAGCGCTTCGTGACGCACTCATCGCACATAACGAAGAATGGTGGAACCGCTCGGACGATACCCTCAAGGATGCGCTTTCATAA